From the genome of Scytonema hofmannii PCC 7110, one region includes:
- a CDS encoding AbrB/MazE/SpoVT family DNA-binding domain-containing protein, whose amino-acid sequence MEIIKVTDEGQVMIPESLRKSHGWEIGQELIAIDMGDGILLKPKKPFLTTTLDDVAGCLKYQGVPKTLEDMDNAIRQGVEELWHGRS is encoded by the coding sequence ATGGAAATCATAAAGGTCACAGATGAAGGACAAGTGATGATTCCCGAATCATTGCGAAAATCTCATGGTTGGGAAATTGGTCAAGAATTGATAGCAATAGATATGGGTGATGGAATTCTTCTTAAGCCGAAAAAACCTTTTTTAACAACTACCTTGGATGACGTTGCTGGTTGTTTAAAATATCAAGGCGTACCAAAAACTCTTGAAGATATGGATAACGCAATTCGCCAAGGTGTAGAGGAATTATGGCATGGACGCAGTTGA
- a CDS encoding type II toxin-antitoxin system VapC family toxin: MDAVDTNIIVRLLTQDDELQYQKSLEIFQMKNIFIPDTVIIETEWVLRYAYKFKRDEICRALRKLFSLSNVNLNNANFVI; this comes from the coding sequence ATGGACGCAGTTGATACTAATATAATTGTGCGTCTTTTGACTCAAGATGACGAATTACAGTACCAAAAGAGTCTAGAAATTTTCCAGATGAAAAATATTTTTATACCAGATACTGTAATTATTGAAACTGAGTGGGTGTTAAGGTATGCATATAAGTTTAAAAGAGACGAAATTTGTAGAGCTTTAAGAAAACTTTTCAGTTTATCAAATGTTAATTTGAATAATGCAAACTTCGTAATCTGA
- a CDS encoding LysR family transcriptional regulator has protein sequence MELRHLRYFVVIAEELHFGRAAERLHMTQQPLSQQIRQLEAEIGVLLFHRTKRRVQLTEAGKAFLEEARQILHKASQAVEMARQVARGENGRLTVGFSGFATYSLLPKVLRIFRERFPLVELELEEMTSSAQVQALQNRQIHLGLMIPPIPDTELVQEPILREPLVVILPETHPLATQSELKLSALANESFILVSRHLEPGYYDLCISLFQQAGFSPKVFQKASQKQTILGLVSAGMGVSLAPASIRNIHRTGVVYTTLSSLNVEVELVAVWRQDDTSTVLQTFVRVLREIIAQIEVK, from the coding sequence ATGGAACTAAGACATTTACGCTACTTTGTCGTCATTGCAGAAGAACTGCACTTTGGTCGCGCTGCAGAACGACTCCACATGACTCAGCAACCTCTCAGCCAACAAATCCGTCAATTAGAAGCAGAGATAGGTGTGCTTTTGTTCCACCGTACTAAGCGTCGAGTACAGTTAACAGAAGCAGGAAAAGCATTTTTGGAGGAAGCGCGTCAGATATTGCATAAAGCATCTCAGGCGGTAGAGATGGCAAGGCAAGTTGCTCGCGGAGAAAACGGTAGACTGACAGTAGGGTTCTCTGGTTTTGCTACTTACAGTCTTTTGCCTAAAGTTCTGAGGATATTCCGAGAGCGGTTTCCACTGGTGGAACTGGAATTGGAAGAGATGACATCTAGCGCTCAAGTTCAAGCTTTGCAAAATCGCCAAATTCACCTCGGTTTGATGATTCCACCCATACCCGATACAGAGTTAGTTCAAGAACCAATCCTACGCGAGCCATTGGTGGTGATTTTGCCAGAAACTCATCCACTTGCCACCCAGTCAGAGTTAAAATTATCTGCACTCGCTAACGAGTCCTTCATTTTGGTTTCTCGTCATCTCGAACCGGGCTATTACGATTTATGTATCAGTTTATTTCAACAAGCTGGTTTTAGTCCTAAAGTTTTTCAAAAGGCAAGTCAGAAGCAGACAATTCTCGGTCTTGTCTCCGCCGGTATGGGTGTTTCCCTTGCACCTGCTTCCATCCGCAACATTCATAGAACTGGGGTAGTCTACACGACTCTCAGTTCCTTAAATGTAGAAGTAGAGTTAGTAGCAGTTTGGCGTCAGGATGACACTTCCACTGTCTTACAGACATTTGTTCGTGTTCTTCGAGAAATCATTGCTCAAATTGAAGTTAAATAA
- a CDS encoding TMEM143 family protein: MAVYENREAFIPYRRTDIIELCLQDGQFNAAEAEKFKDFCQILSAYYHFRFHKTLEIIKDNYVPFNPSADVQSLTQPTFDQYDAMESKVVEAFHHILERANYIPLSESIVKRALGKKSLIDLKTQVDFEDFDCFFCYYQGDTSKKIILKKFFFWQQEKNIETFERIVLLIKFKEVAYFRRKKIKIEELNFTPGKMYVYFYKNIPKLDIDLLFPNVVTSMTWKDRLLFGIPAIGAAIPLLLKALPNLLLLIAAILLVFNATSLLKSLGLVVEQYKSQNVMSVLVATLSLAIALGGFAFQQYNKYKNKKIKFQKDVTDTLFFKNLASNTSVFQMLMDIAEEQECKEIILVYYHLLTCPTPLTPQQLDSRIETWMERKVGMKINFDIHGPLNNLEEIRGQVLGNSKEVDNVSEIPLLTYDNQGFCHVLSLDDAKAVIDYVWDNAFQYNGIALS; this comes from the coding sequence ATGGCAGTCTATGAAAATCGAGAAGCGTTTATTCCCTACCGCCGCACTGATATTATCGAACTTTGCCTGCAAGATGGTCAGTTCAATGCTGCTGAGGCTGAAAAATTTAAAGATTTCTGCCAAATTCTATCTGCATACTACCACTTTCGCTTCCACAAGACCTTAGAAATTATCAAAGACAACTACGTACCTTTCAACCCTAGTGCAGATGTTCAATCGCTGACTCAACCAACTTTTGACCAATATGACGCGATGGAGTCAAAAGTGGTTGAAGCGTTTCATCACATTTTAGAAAGGGCTAATTACATTCCTTTATCTGAATCAATTGTAAAACGAGCATTAGGTAAGAAATCGCTAATTGATTTGAAAACTCAAGTTGATTTTGAGGACTTTGACTGCTTTTTCTGCTATTATCAAGGCGATACCAGTAAGAAAATTATTCTGAAAAAATTCTTCTTTTGGCAGCAGGAAAAAAATATTGAGACTTTTGAACGAATTGTTTTACTGATTAAGTTTAAGGAAGTGGCTTACTTTCGCCGTAAGAAAATTAAGATAGAAGAGTTAAATTTTACGCCTGGTAAAATGTATGTTTACTTCTATAAAAATATTCCAAAACTAGATATTGACTTGCTTTTTCCTAATGTTGTCACTAGTATGACTTGGAAAGATCGCCTGCTATTTGGCATTCCTGCTATTGGAGCAGCAATTCCCTTGCTCTTAAAAGCATTACCAAATTTGTTATTACTGATTGCTGCCATTTTGCTGGTTTTTAATGCGACATCTCTACTTAAATCATTAGGTTTAGTTGTAGAACAGTATAAAAGCCAAAATGTCATGTCCGTTCTGGTGGCAACACTATCGTTAGCGATCGCTCTAGGTGGTTTTGCTTTTCAGCAATACAATAAGTACAAAAATAAAAAAATTAAATTTCAAAAAGATGTGACGGATACGCTATTTTTTAAGAATTTAGCTAGTAATACAAGTGTTTTTCAGATGCTAATGGATATTGCTGAGGAGCAAGAGTGTAAAGAAATTATTTTGGTTTATTATCATCTTTTAACTTGTCCAACTCCTCTGACTCCACAACAGCTAGACTCTCGCATTGAAACTTGGATGGAGAGGAAGGTGGGTATGAAAATTAACTTTGACATCCATGGTCCTTTAAATAATTTAGAAGAGATTCGTGGCCAAGTTTTGGGAAATAGTAAGGAAGTTGATAATGTGTCTGAGATTCCTTTACTTACTTATGATAATCAGGGATTTTGCCACGTTCTTTCTTTGGATGATGCTAAGGCTGTTATCGATTATGTTTGGGACAATGCTTTTCAATACAATGGAATAGCCTTATCGTAG
- a CDS encoding RNA recognition motif domain-containing protein has product MTIRVANLPLQSTEQDLVNLFAEYGDVQGIRFLSEDTVEVNLENQETEDSAIAELNGSEFNGNILSISADEEDSRGLRPTSHGTGGQPPKRNR; this is encoded by the coding sequence ATGACTATTAGGGTTGCAAATCTACCTTTACAATCTACAGAGCAAGATTTAGTGAATTTGTTTGCAGAATACGGAGATGTTCAGGGAATTAGATTTTTGTCTGAAGATACAGTAGAAGTCAACTTAGAAAATCAAGAAACTGAGGATAGTGCTATTGCAGAACTGAATGGTAGCGAATTTAATGGCAACATACTTTCAATCTCTGCTGATGAGGAAGATAGTAGAGGGTTAAGACCAACAAGCCATGGAACTGGCGGTCAACCACCAAAACGTAACAGATAA
- a CDS encoding CHAT domain-containing protein: MSKSIVINLGQGNLDQGFPRVTVQLWGADYPLPEQFIGDLPPAPELVELCRNWQSIYQNICDRKHWRSSPRDDEDDDELEIDEGAVTNISVLDFHSVCNKLQQRMNDWLQSQGILKISQQLRSALNPTDEIRVIIQTNDLLLRKLPWHRCDFFQDYPLAEIALSRPEYKRAQVSQPKVKRKRVRILAILGNSFGIDLDKERHFLNNLADAEVVFLVKPSRQELNTHLWDSIGWDVVFFAGHSQTEGETGRLYINESETNNSLTVEQLEEALKAAIENGLKLTIFNSCDGLGLSLALEKLNIPTVIVMREPVPNYVAQEFFKHFLEAFAVERRSLYLSVQQARRKLQGLEDDLPGASWLPTICQNPAVKPPTWLNLSGMPPCPYRGLFAFREEDAHLFYGRERFTQDLVTAVKKKPFVAVVGSSGSGKSSVVFAGLVPRLRQDTNVNWQIISFRPGNKPITALAAAFAPLSTAQAVNSDRFPSAGLKLTAQANYQLLAGVNSLTDNSSFTDENFRSLVNLELELALEQDDGALYKIIETFVQQNPGTRLVLIADQFEELYTLCPENERQHILELLLNACTRAPAFTLVTTLRADFYGYALSYRPLSNALQGAVLNLAPMSRDELRDSIEKPAAQMQVELEKELTNKLIYALEGQPGRLPLLEFTLTQLWSKQTEGLLTIEAYEEIGGVEEALANHAEGVYSQLSETDRQRSQRVFMQLVQLAEGGEATRRLATRAEVKEENWDLVTHLASNRLVVTNFKGHTCYETVEIVHEALIKSWGRLEYWLQMDGEFRNWQEKLRVAIGQWESSNLDEGALLRGKPLSDAEYWQTKRWEELSVSDRNFIHSSLELREREVKQQKRRQQTTILGLASGMAIASILAAFAGWQWQKARINEIQATTKSSQALFASDRRLDALVEALRAKHKLITFGTNIPETKTQVDLALNQAIYGANEYNRLSGHGAKVHKVTFSPNGQIVATASADMTVKLWQQDGSLLKTLTGHRGAVYGVAFSPDGQTIASTSDDRTVKLWKLDGTLLTTLNHTSEVYAVAFSPDGQTLASATWDGRVHLRKRDGTLLSTISGHRESVDAVAFSPDGKTIASGSWDKTVKLWKPDGTLLTTLQHNDKVLAIAISPNGQFLATASADKTVKLWKRNTKGEFETRPYQILKGHDGQVHGVAFSPDSQLIASVGWDKTVRLWQLDGTEIAVLKGHSGIIWDVTFSPDGQTIATASDDKTIRFWHWKHPLLTALNGHSAAVHGVKFSPDGQFIATASDDKTVKLWKRNGSPVTTFTGHSNAVWDIAFHPNGETIATASWDKTVKLWQRNGSLIKSLVDHRFYVNAVAFSPDGQMLASASDDKTVKLWQPNGSPITTLNGHTDEVWAVTFSPDSQTIVSASQDNTIKFWKRDGTLVRTVNVGSPVTAVTFSANGQLIATGSWDKTVKLWKPDGTRVTTLTGHSAEVFGVAFSPDSQIIASASGDRTVKLWRTTDGKKLTTFQGHNATVWKVAFSPEGETIVSGDEDKRVLLWNWKSFRQQDELLLYGCEWLRDYLRTNTDVQSKDNGLCS; this comes from the coding sequence ATGAGCAAGTCGATTGTTATTAATTTAGGTCAAGGTAACTTAGACCAAGGATTTCCAAGAGTTACTGTTCAGCTATGGGGGGCGGATTATCCTCTTCCAGAGCAATTCATTGGCGACTTACCCCCAGCACCAGAGCTCGTTGAACTTTGTAGAAATTGGCAATCAATCTATCAAAATATTTGCGATCGCAAACACTGGCGTTCTTCACCCCGCGATGACGAAGATGATGATGAACTAGAAATAGATGAAGGCGCTGTTACCAACATCTCAGTTTTAGATTTTCATAGTGTATGTAACAAATTACAACAAAGAATGAATGATTGGTTGCAATCTCAAGGAATTCTTAAGATTAGCCAACAATTGCGTTCTGCACTGAACCCAACAGATGAAATTCGAGTTATTATTCAAACAAACGATCTACTGCTGCGAAAATTACCTTGGCATCGCTGTGATTTCTTTCAAGATTATCCTTTAGCAGAAATAGCTCTCTCCAGACCGGAATACAAACGAGCTCAAGTCTCGCAACCTAAAGTCAAGAGAAAAAGAGTGAGAATTTTGGCGATTCTGGGGAACAGCTTTGGGATCGATTTGGATAAAGAACGTCACTTTCTGAACAATTTAGCAGATGCAGAAGTTGTATTTCTTGTCAAGCCATCAAGACAAGAATTGAATACACACCTTTGGGACTCCATCGGTTGGGACGTTGTATTTTTTGCAGGACACAGTCAAACTGAGGGTGAAACTGGCAGACTTTATATTAATGAAAGCGAAACCAACAACAGTTTGACGGTTGAACAGTTAGAAGAAGCACTCAAAGCAGCTATTGAAAATGGTTTAAAACTAACAATTTTCAACTCTTGTGATGGATTGGGATTATCTTTAGCGCTGGAAAAATTGAATATTCCCACAGTTATTGTGATGCGGGAACCAGTCCCAAATTATGTTGCCCAAGAGTTTTTCAAACATTTTCTAGAAGCGTTTGCCGTTGAACGACGTTCTTTATATCTTTCGGTACAACAAGCACGCAGAAAATTGCAAGGTTTGGAAGATGACTTACCAGGCGCTTCTTGGTTGCCAACAATTTGTCAAAATCCCGCCGTCAAACCGCCGACTTGGCTCAATTTGTCTGGAATGCCGCCCTGTCCCTATCGTGGCTTGTTTGCGTTCCGCGAAGAAGATGCACACTTATTTTATGGACGGGAAAGGTTTACTCAGGATTTAGTGACAGCAGTGAAAAAAAAGCCATTTGTGGCTGTGGTAGGTTCTAGTGGAAGCGGTAAGTCCAGCGTTGTGTTTGCCGGATTGGTACCTCGGTTGCGGCAAGATACAAATGTTAATTGGCAAATTATCTCTTTTCGTCCTGGCAATAAGCCAATAACAGCCCTAGCAGCAGCTTTTGCACCTTTAAGTACCGCACAAGCAGTCAACAGTGATAGATTTCCGAGTGCGGGATTAAAACTGACAGCGCAAGCGAATTATCAGTTGCTAGCGGGTGTAAATTCTCTGACTGACAATTCATCATTTACCGATGAAAACTTCCGTTCCCTAGTGAATTTGGAATTGGAACTGGCGCTAGAACAAGACGACGGTGCTTTATACAAAATCATTGAAACCTTTGTTCAACAAAATCCTGGAACTCGCCTGGTACTCATTGCCGATCAATTCGAGGAACTCTACACCCTTTGTCCTGAAAATGAACGCCAACATATCCTAGAATTATTACTTAACGCCTGTACTCGCGCTCCCGCATTTACCTTAGTCACAACCCTACGAGCTGATTTTTATGGGTACGCTCTTTCTTATCGTCCTTTGAGTAATGCTTTGCAAGGAGCAGTTCTCAACCTTGCGCCTATGTCCCGTGACGAATTGCGCGATAGCATTGAAAAGCCTGCGGCACAAATGCAGGTGGAACTAGAAAAAGAGTTGACAAATAAGCTGATTTATGCGTTGGAAGGACAGCCGGGACGGTTACCCCTATTGGAGTTTACCCTGACCCAACTCTGGTCAAAACAAACTGAGGGATTGCTGACTATTGAGGCTTACGAAGAGATTGGTGGTGTGGAAGAAGCGCTAGCGAATCATGCAGAGGGAGTATACAGCCAACTTTCCGAGACAGACAGACAGCGATCGCAACGAGTATTCATGCAGCTAGTTCAATTAGCAGAAGGTGGTGAAGCAACCCGGAGGTTAGCCACTCGTGCTGAAGTCAAAGAAGAAAACTGGGATTTAGTAACCCACTTGGCATCAAATCGTTTGGTCGTGACAAATTTTAAGGGACACACGTGTTATGAAACAGTAGAAATTGTGCATGAAGCCCTGATTAAAAGTTGGGGACGCTTGGAATACTGGCTGCAAATGGATGGAGAGTTTCGTAACTGGCAAGAAAAGTTGCGAGTGGCAATTGGTCAGTGGGAGAGTAGCAATTTAGATGAAGGGGCATTGTTACGAGGAAAACCCCTTTCCGATGCAGAATATTGGCAAACAAAACGATGGGAAGAACTGAGTGTTAGCGATCGCAATTTTATTCACTCTTCTTTAGAACTGCGGGAACGGGAAGTCAAACAGCAAAAGCGACGGCAGCAAACAACTATTCTAGGTCTTGCCAGTGGGATGGCGATCGCATCAATACTTGCCGCGTTTGCTGGGTGGCAGTGGCAAAAAGCTCGGATTAATGAAATTCAGGCAACCACTAAATCTTCACAAGCTCTGTTTGCTTCCGATAGAAGATTGGATGCCCTCGTAGAAGCACTGAGAGCAAAGCATAAATTAATAACATTTGGTACAAATATACCAGAAACAAAGACTCAAGTTGATTTAGCACTCAATCAGGCAATATATGGAGCCAATGAGTACAACCGCCTGTCAGGACACGGTGCTAAAGTACACAAAGTGACCTTCAGCCCTAACGGTCAGATCGTCGCCACAGCCAGTGCAGACATGACAGTCAAACTGTGGCAACAAGATGGTAGTTTGCTAAAAACGCTTACCGGACATAGAGGTGCAGTCTACGGAGTGGCTTTCAGCCCAGATGGTCAGACCATTGCCTCAACAAGTGACGATCGCACAGTCAAACTGTGGAAGCTTGACGGCACCTTACTCACAACTCTCAATCATACATCTGAAGTGTACGCAGTTGCATTTAGCCCAGACGGGCAAACTCTGGCCTCAGCAACTTGGGATGGACGCGTTCACCTCCGGAAGCGAGATGGGACTTTATTGTCAACCATTTCAGGTCACCGAGAAAGCGTAGATGCTGTCGCGTTTAGCCCTGATGGTAAAACCATTGCTTCCGGAAGTTGGGACAAAACAGTTAAACTGTGGAAACCTGATGGTACGTTACTTACAACTCTTCAGCATAATGACAAAGTTCTGGCGATCGCAATTAGCCCCAACGGTCAGTTTCTTGCCACAGCCAGTGCTGATAAAACAGTGAAACTCTGGAAAAGAAATACTAAAGGAGAATTTGAAACGCGCCCCTACCAAATTTTGAAAGGTCACGATGGTCAGGTTCATGGAGTCGCCTTTAGCCCTGACAGTCAGCTGATTGCTTCTGTCGGTTGGGATAAGACTGTCAGACTTTGGCAGCTTGATGGTACTGAGATTGCCGTACTCAAAGGTCACAGTGGAATCATTTGGGATGTCACTTTTAGCCCCGATGGTCAAACTATCGCCACCGCTTCTGATGATAAAACTATCAGATTTTGGCACTGGAAACATCCTTTACTCACCGCATTGAACGGTCACAGTGCTGCAGTGCATGGGGTCAAGTTCAGTCCTGATGGACAGTTCATTGCGACTGCCTCTGACGACAAAACCGTAAAACTATGGAAGCGTAATGGTAGTCCTGTGACAACCTTCACGGGTCATAGCAATGCTGTATGGGATATTGCGTTTCACCCTAATGGTGAGACAATTGCTACAGCCAGTTGGGATAAGACAGTTAAACTCTGGCAGCGAAATGGCAGCTTAATAAAATCTCTTGTCGATCACCGCTTCTATGTAAACGCAGTGGCTTTCAGCCCTGACGGTCAGATGTTAGCGTCTGCTTCTGATGACAAAACCGTGAAACTTTGGCAGCCCAACGGCAGTCCAATTACCACTCTGAACGGTCATACCGATGAGGTTTGGGCTGTTACCTTTAGCCCAGACAGTCAAACAATTGTTTCAGCAAGTCAAGATAATACAATCAAGTTTTGGAAACGAGATGGAACTCTTGTGAGAACTGTGAACGTGGGTTCCCCAGTGACCGCAGTCACTTTCAGTGCCAACGGTCAGCTAATTGCCACAGGAAGCTGGGACAAAACCGTGAAACTGTGGAAACCTGATGGCACAAGAGTGACAACCCTTACTGGTCATAGTGCTGAGGTTTTTGGGGTGGCGTTTAGCCCTGATAGTCAAATCATTGCCTCAGCAAGTGGCGATCGGACTGTGAAATTATGGAGGACAACAGATGGTAAGAAGCTAACAACGTTTCAAGGTCATAACGCGACTGTTTGGAAAGTCGCGTTTAGCCCCGAGGGTGAAACAATTGTTTCTGGTGATGAAGACAAGAGAGTGCTTTTATGGAATTGGAAGAGTTTTCGCCAACAGGATGAACTACTCCTTTACGGCTGTGAGTGGTTAAGAGATTATCTTCGGACGAATACCGATGTACAATCCAAAGATAACGGTCTCTGTTCTTAA
- a CDS encoding DUF1822 family protein, translating to MSQPSIKTTGIRLILPESIWLEPEHFYQATQISNRIMNETQQWQTYLNSLGLFGFEEWLTARLPEQPIQKQTHVIETCAQLQLGEFKFCVISTEHLLDEVVSIPSGTIHHPELVAHFYVVLEVSEEQEEVIIRGCLRYDQLVTYCSSDRLQDGSYQLPLSVFDLEPNHLLHYYLYLEPSSIPLPVTSTEKVSENLLTYFKETRIKLSQWFQGVCDEGWEVIDNLLERETNLAFNTRHILSGIKRAKLIDLGVQLGNQTVALLVNISEESEEKLGVLIQLHPTNGERVLPSNIKLTLFSKAGKTLQEVTARSQDNYIQLKPFKGEPGKRFSLEVSLEDARVREYFEL from the coding sequence ATGTCCCAGCCATCAATAAAGACAACAGGTATCAGGTTGATATTGCCTGAAAGTATATGGTTGGAACCAGAACACTTTTATCAAGCAACACAAATAAGTAACCGAATTATGAATGAAACACAACAGTGGCAAACTTATCTCAATAGCTTGGGATTGTTTGGGTTTGAAGAATGGTTGACCGCACGTCTTCCAGAACAACCTATTCAAAAACAAACTCATGTCATTGAGACCTGTGCTCAACTCCAACTAGGAGAGTTTAAATTTTGTGTGATTTCTACCGAGCATCTGCTTGATGAAGTGGTAAGCATACCTTCTGGTACTATTCATCACCCCGAACTAGTAGCTCATTTTTATGTCGTGCTAGAAGTGTCTGAAGAACAGGAAGAAGTTATTATTAGAGGTTGTTTGCGTTACGATCAACTTGTTACCTATTGCAGTAGCGATCGCTTGCAAGATGGTTCTTATCAATTACCCTTATCAGTATTCGATCTAGAACCCAATCATTTATTGCATTATTATCTTTACTTAGAACCTAGCTCTATTCCCTTACCCGTGACTTCAACCGAAAAAGTCTCAGAAAATCTATTAACCTACTTCAAGGAAACGAGAATTAAGTTGAGCCAATGGTTCCAAGGGGTTTGTGATGAAGGTTGGGAGGTTATTGATAACTTGCTGGAGCGCGAAACCAATTTGGCGTTTAATACCAGACATATTCTATCAGGTATTAAGAGAGCAAAATTAATTGACTTGGGAGTACAACTCGGTAATCAAACAGTAGCGTTGTTGGTCAATATCTCAGAAGAGAGTGAGGAAAAATTAGGCGTTTTGATTCAGTTACATCCTACCAATGGAGAAAGAGTCTTACCATCAAATATTAAATTAACACTATTTTCTAAAGCTGGAAAAACTCTTCAAGAGGTTACCGCAAGAAGTCAAGATAACTATATTCAACTCAAACCCTTTAAAGGTGAACCAGGAAAGCGCTTTAGTTTAGAAGTCAGTCTCGAAGATGCTAGAGTGAGAGAGTATTTTGAATTGTAA